A window of the Cololabis saira isolate AMF1-May2022 chromosome 19, fColSai1.1, whole genome shotgun sequence genome harbors these coding sequences:
- the socs3b gene encoding suppressor of cytokine signaling 3b, whose amino-acid sequence MSSASPSDGRVQGSHCTPLHYKPFSSHEHYQQVMRALHKLKESGFYWGAVGGREASSLLRSEPPGTFLIRDSSDHHHFFTLSVQTARGTKNLRIHSEGSGFFLQPDPQNTQELPQFDCVLKLIAHYMGKGPDTGRTRDAAAGGHSGETKAKGRNVYLIHTDGEKIPLELQRPLLTSLSSLQHMCRRTLNSGGLGLPEQSQQLPHTIRDFLEDYDAPI is encoded by the exons ATGAGCAGCGCGTCCCCTTCAGACGGCAGGGTTCAGGGGTCACATTGCACCCCGCTTCACTATAAACCCTTCAGCTCGCACGAACACTACCAGCAG GTGATGCGTGCTCTGCATAAGCTCAAGGAGAGTGGCTTTTACTGGGGGGCCGTTGGGGGCCGTGAAGCCAGCTCCCTGCTGCGCTCGGAGCCCCCCGGCACTTTCCTGATCCGCGACTCCTCGGACCACCACCACTTCTTCACCCTGTCGGTGCAGACGGCCCGGGGGACGAAGAACCTCCGCATCCACAGTGAGGGAAGCGGCTTCTTCCTCCAGCCGGACCCCCAAAACACCCAGGAGCTCCCGCAGTTCGACTGTGTGCTGAAACTCATCGCGCACTACATGGGCAAGGGTCCGGATACGGGAAGGACCCGAGACGCTGCCGCCGGGGGACATTCGGGGGAGACGAAAGCCAAGGGGCGCAATGTTTATCTGATCCACACGGATGGAGAGAAAATCCCCCTGGAGTTACAGCGACCTCTCCTCACGTCGCTCTCATCCCTGCAGCACATGTGCAGGAGGACGCTGAACAGTGGAGGTCTGGGGCTGCCGGAGCAGAGCCAGCAGCTCCCGCACACCATCCGAGACTTCCTGGAGGACTATGACGCTCCGATATGA